Genomic DNA from Frondihabitans sp. PAMC 28766:
CCCCGAAGGCGGCGGCCCGGCGACGGTCACCGCCTTCGCCGGGGCTGGAATCGTGCGCGAGTCGGTGCCCGAGGCCGAAGTCGCCGAGACGACGATGAAGTTCAGGCCGATCGTCGACGCGCTCGGCCGCGGAATCCCCGACGAGCCGGGGCGACCGCTGCCGTCGCGGCCGGCGTGGGCGTCGCCCGCCGGCTGACGCACACCAGGGCTGAAACCCTCGTGGCCGGCGTCGGCGCAATGCCTAGGCATTGCGCCGACGCCGCTCGCGAGGGTTTAGCTCGCGGCGAGGCGTGTCTTCTCGACGGCGACGTCGAAGTCGGCCGGGGGCCAGCCCAGATCGAGCCCGCGGAGAGCGTTCGTGAGGAGGCGCTGCACGGCTACCCGCGCATACCACTTGCGATCTGCCGGCACCACGAACCAGGGCGCGCTCTCGGTCGAGGTGCGCTGCAAGGCGACCTCGTAGGCATCCTGGTAGTCGGCCCAGAGGTTCCGCTCGTCGATGTCGCCGGGGTTGTACTTCCAGAACTTGTCGGGGCGGGCCAGGCGGTCGGCGAGGCGCGCCTTCTGCTCGTCGAACGAGATGTGCAGCATCACCTTGACCAGGGTGGTGCCGCTCGCCGCCAGCTCCTCCTCGAAGGCGACGATCTCGCCATAGCGCTGCTCGATCACGTCGGGCGAGACCAGCGAGCGCACCTTCGCGACCAGCACGTCTTCGTAGTGCGACCGGTCGAAGACGCCGATCATGCCGACGCCCGGCAACTCGCGGCGGATGCGCCAGAGAAAGTCGTGGGCGAGCTCCTCTTCGGTCGGCTTCTTGAACGCGTAGTGGTCGATGCCCTGCGGGTCGACGGCGCCCACGACGTGGCGCACGATGCCGCCCTTGCCGGCGGTGTCCATCGCCTGCAACACCAGCAGCACCCGCTTCGTGCCGCCCCCCGCGCGGGAGTCGGCGAACAGCTTCTCCTGCAGCTCGGACAGCTGCTCGGCGCCTGACTCGAGCGACTGCACGCCGTACTGCTTGCCGCCCGTGAATCCGGGGGTCGACGCCGGGTCGACGTCGGCGAGCCGGAACCCCTCGCCGACTCGGAGCTGCTCGGTGGGCTCGGTCTTCCACGTCTTGGCCATGGCTTCGACCCTAGACCTGTTGGTTATTCAGGCGGATTGCCGGATTCGAGCCGTTGAGGGCATCCGATCGGGCGCCAGTCCTGAATCGTCGACGCCAGCAGCGCTCAGCCGAGCGGCACCTCGACGAGCACCGGTCCGGGCGAGCCGACCAGCGCCTGCTCGAGTTCGCCCCGAGTCGCCGCCCGCACGTACTCCCAGCCGTAGGCCGCCGCCAGGTGCTCGAACGAGATCGGCTGCGGCGTCGACTGCACGCGGCGCATGGCGTCGGCCGGCGCGACCTGAGCCACCTCGAGGCCGTCGAAGATGGTGCCGCCGCCGTCGTTGCCCACGATCACCTGGATGCGGGGTTTCGCCTCACCCTCGCCGAAGAGCAGCGAGCCGGCGTCGTGCAGCAGGGTCAGGTCGCCCACGAGCACGCGAGTCACGCCGCGCGCCCCGTCGGCCCAGCCGAGGCGGCCGCCGCCGACGCCCCCCGCTTGGCTGGCCAGCCCGATGCCCGTCGCCGTCGCGATCGTGCCGTCGATGCCGGCCAGACCGCGATTGGCGTGCACGGCGATCTTCTTGCCGGGCACGAACACGTCGGCCTCGCGGATCAGCCGCGACGCCCCGAGCACGAGCCGGTCGTGCGGCCAGGTGGCGCGCCAGAGCGCCTCGACGAGGCTGCGCCGAGTGACGGGTCGGCGGATCACGTCGACCTCGCCCCGCAAGAACGCAGCCCGGACGGCAGGATCATCGCTGGTCGCCGCATCGAGATCGGGCGCGGCCTCGTCG
This window encodes:
- a CDS encoding PPK2 family polyphosphate kinase, with translation MAKTWKTEPTEQLRVGEGFRLADVDPASTPGFTGGKQYGVQSLESGAEQLSELQEKLFADSRAGGGTKRVLLVLQAMDTAGKGGIVRHVVGAVDPQGIDHYAFKKPTEEELAHDFLWRIRRELPGVGMIGVFDRSHYEDVLVAKVRSLVSPDVIEQRYGEIVAFEEELAASGTTLVKVMLHISFDEQKARLADRLARPDKFWKYNPGDIDERNLWADYQDAYEVALQRTSTESAPWFVVPADRKWYARVAVQRLLTNALRGLDLGWPPADFDVAVEKTRLAAS